In the genome of Vanacampus margaritifer isolate UIUO_Vmar chromosome 1, RoL_Vmar_1.0, whole genome shotgun sequence, one region contains:
- the insm1b gene encoding insulinoma-associated protein 1b: protein MPKGFLVKRNKKCAHVSYRTRPDGDDLQEPSIHLTRAAFPSHIQPCLPPLMMCAAPSPDRPAASPDLASADAPVPKREKPAQFGNPETVCQALYSPTRPISKEHDRAYFERSFNLGSPISAESFPTPASLSGLDHLLYAPVDLKIGTSNSSRSGTTSVSTTSSTSGGALPAPSNRVAGTKRPAADGAERKSKAAPKKPKAIRKLNFEDEMTTSPVLGLKIKEGPVEVKPRSHASGANKPLGEFVCQLCKEAYADPFSLAQHKCSRIVRVEYRCPECDKMFSCPANLASHRRWHKPRTNGPAAVPPPSKPEMAKMAPAGVKSASEEAKDASDRDTPSPSLSESGSDDGSYDCHFCGKRFKRQAYLRKHIMGHQVVQKKVLEENGFPAEQVPPPSSSPASSSSSSPPEDASNQSPLNLSPADRLLCPVCGESFTSRAGQERHLRLMHSSQTYPCKYCPATLYSSPGLTRHINKCHPSENRQVILLQMPVRPAC, encoded by the coding sequence ATGCCCAAAGGATTCCTGGTCAAAAGAAACAAGAAGTGTGCGCATGTTTCCTACAGGACTCGGCCGGACGGGGACGACCTCCAGGAGCCCAGCATCCACCTCACCCGAGCTGCCTTCCCCAGCCACATCCAGCCATGCCTGCCGCCGCTGATGATGTGCGCGGCGCCCAGCCCGGACCGCCCCGCGGCATCGCCGGATCTCGCGTCGGCCGACGCGCCGGTGCCAAAAAGGGAGAAGCCGGCTCAGTTCGGCAACCCCGAGACGGTGTGCCAAGCCCTGTACAGCCCGACCCGGCCTATCAGCAAGGAGCACGACAGGGCGTATTTCGAACGTAGTTTCAATCTGGGCTCGCCCATTTCTGCTGAGTCATTCCCGACACCTGCTTCTCTCTCCGGCCTGGACCACCTCCTGTACGCCCCGGTCGACTTGAAGATCGGCACCAGCAATAGCAGCCGAAGCGGAACGACCAGCGTCAGCACCACCAGCAGCACAAGCGGTGGTGCGCTGCCGGCACCGAGCAACCGGGTCGCCGGTACCAAGAGACCCGCAGCCGACGGCGCGGAGCGCAAATCCAAAGCCGCTCCCAAGAAACCCAAAGCCATCCGAAAGCTCAACTTCGAAGACGAGATGACCACCTCCCCCGTGCTGGGGCTGAAAATCAAAGAGGGTCCGGTGGAGGTGAAGCCCAGGTCACACGCGTCTGGAGCCAACAAGCCTTTGGGGGAGTTCGTGTGCCAGCTCTGCAAGGAAGCCTACGCGGACCCATTTTCCTTAGCCCAGCACAAATGCTCCCGCATCGTTCGGGTCGAGTACCGGTGCCCGGAGTGCGACAAGATGTTCAGCTGCCCCGCCAACCTCGCCTCCCACCGCCGCTGGCACAAACCCAGAACCAACGGCCCCGCGGCGGTCCCGCCCCCCTCCAAACCcgaaatggccaaaatggcaCCCGCGGGTGTCAAATCAGCCTCCGAAGAAGCCAAAGACGCGAGCGACAGAGACACCCCGAGTCCGAGTCTGTCCGAGTCCGGTTCCGACGACGGCTCGTACGACTGCCACTTCTGCGGGAAGAGGTTCAAGCGGCAAGCATACCTAAGAAAACACATCATGGGACACCAGGTCGTGCAGAAGAAAGTTCTGGAGGAGAACGGGTTCCCGGCGGAGCAGGTGCCGCCACCTTCATCCTctcccgcctcctcctcctcctcctcccccccagAGGACGCCTCGAACCAAAGTCCCCTCAATCTGAGCCCCGCGGACCGCCTGCTGTGTCCCGTGTGCGGGGAGAGCTTCACCAGCAGGGCGGGCCAGGAGAGACACCTGCGCCTCATGCACTCGTCCCAAACGTACCCGTGCAAGTACTGCCCCGCCACCCTGTACAGCTCGCCGGGACTGACCAGGCACATAAACAAGTGCCACCCGTCGGAGAACCGCCAGGTGATCCTGCTCCAAATGCCCGTGCGGCCCGCCTGCTGA